One Burkholderia sp. PAMC 26561 genomic window carries:
- a CDS encoding Mut7-C RNAse domain-containing protein, with translation MTTATFRFHRELNEFLARAQRDRVFACGCPAASTTKHMIEALGVPHTEVALILRNGAPVRFDEAVEEGDFIDVHPVGAVSRSLDTAQLLRAPLRLDMLRFIADAHLGALAQRLRLAGFDTRYDNHFPDDEIEQLALDEHRVVLTRDRELLKRRTLVHGCYVRALQPDAQWREVAVRLGLAQHVRPFRLCLMCNAPLRRASADEVSDRVPDGVLERHTRFVTCDVCRRVFWEGSHWKRMRARIEDLMDGEAGAPPVPAPG, from the coding sequence ATGACGACTGCCACGTTCCGTTTTCATCGGGAGTTGAATGAGTTCCTGGCGCGAGCGCAGCGCGACCGGGTGTTTGCCTGCGGGTGTCCGGCGGCTTCGACCACGAAGCACATGATCGAAGCACTCGGCGTGCCCCATACGGAAGTTGCGCTGATTCTACGGAATGGCGCGCCGGTGCGCTTTGACGAGGCTGTCGAGGAAGGCGATTTCATCGATGTCCATCCGGTCGGCGCCGTGTCGCGTTCGCTCGATACCGCTCAGCTTCTGCGTGCGCCGTTGCGGCTCGATATGCTGCGGTTTATAGCCGATGCCCATCTTGGCGCGCTTGCGCAACGGCTTCGGCTCGCGGGTTTCGACACACGCTATGACAACCATTTCCCCGACGATGAAATCGAGCAGCTCGCGCTCGACGAACATCGCGTGGTGCTCACGCGCGATCGCGAATTGCTCAAGCGCCGCACGCTGGTCCACGGCTGTTACGTGCGTGCGCTGCAACCCGATGCGCAATGGCGCGAAGTTGCCGTGCGGCTTGGTCTTGCCCAACATGTGCGCCCTTTCCGGCTGTGCCTGATGTGCAACGCGCCGTTGCGCCGCGCAAGCGCCGACGAAGTCAGTGACCGCGTGCCCGACGGCGTGCTTGAGCGCCATACACGCTTTGTCACCTGCGATGTCTGCCGGCGGGTGTTCTGGGAAGGCTCGCACTGGAAGCGGATGCGGGCGCGCATCGAAGACCTGATGGACGGTGAAGCCGGCGCGCCGCCGGTTCCGGCCCCGGGCTAG